One genomic window of Luteitalea pratensis includes the following:
- a CDS encoding PQQ-binding-like beta-propeller repeat protein — MSGTRTTTSRGLSGVHRIVWATFVLGVAIALPARTTAQAPAAPAPPVPAKASKSKPAVLAPLPLFPLRLRWAADLEAPPSAGIANDDRRVFVPLTTGGLIAVDVDNGAVVWRSDVVTTVRPAVADDHVYVVGGDALHALDVSSGRAAWRVALTAAVSAPVVARSGWVIAALESGEVIALRGADGTEVWRQQLAAPVVAPPAIDGDRLYLPGADGTVRALSVATGTAIWTQNLGGSIVTIAPLGGRVYLGSTDNHFYCLDDKQGRVRWRWRAGSDPVGAPIADDERVYFTSLDTVVRALDRGHGAQRWRQPLPWRPRTGPLRVGNTLVASGIAVDLRGYAMDTGSPVGDYALTENRLEVLEGTPVVIARAMLPGDFLVAAIADGRLVALEHVFGLPARPLTDLPGERMALTPPPPP, encoded by the coding sequence GTGTCGGGCACCCGAACCACAACATCTCGCGGTCTTTCGGGCGTTCACCGCATTGTCTGGGCCACGTTCGTCCTTGGCGTTGCAATCGCGCTTCCGGCCCGGACGACCGCCCAGGCCCCAGCGGCGCCGGCCCCGCCGGTACCGGCGAAGGCCAGTAAGTCCAAGCCGGCCGTCCTCGCTCCCCTGCCGTTGTTTCCCCTGCGCCTGCGCTGGGCCGCCGACCTGGAGGCGCCGCCGTCGGCAGGCATCGCCAACGACGACCGGCGTGTCTTCGTCCCGCTGACGACCGGCGGCCTCATCGCGGTCGATGTGGACAACGGCGCCGTCGTCTGGCGGTCCGACGTGGTCACGACGGTCCGTCCGGCGGTGGCCGACGATCACGTCTACGTGGTGGGCGGAGACGCCCTTCATGCCCTCGACGTCTCGTCCGGTCGAGCCGCATGGCGCGTGGCCTTGACCGCGGCGGTGTCAGCTCCCGTCGTGGCGCGCTCGGGGTGGGTCATCGCCGCCCTCGAGAGCGGCGAGGTCATCGCACTTCGGGGCGCGGACGGGACCGAGGTCTGGCGCCAGCAACTCGCCGCACCCGTGGTGGCGCCGCCGGCCATCGACGGCGACCGGCTATACCTGCCCGGTGCGGACGGGACGGTGCGCGCGCTGAGCGTTGCCACCGGCACCGCGATCTGGACCCAGAACCTCGGTGGCAGCATCGTGACCATCGCGCCGCTCGGCGGACGCGTCTACCTCGGCTCGACCGACAACCACTTCTATTGCCTGGACGACAAGCAGGGGCGCGTCCGCTGGCGCTGGCGGGCCGGCTCCGACCCAGTCGGCGCCCCGATTGCCGACGACGAACGCGTGTACTTCACGTCGCTGGACACCGTGGTCCGGGCGCTCGATCGCGGCCACGGCGCGCAGCGGTGGCGACAGCCGCTGCCCTGGCGGCCGCGGACGGGACCCCTCCGCGTCGGCAACACGCTGGTCGCGTCCGGGATCGCCGTCGACCTGCGCGGCTATGCGATGGACACGGGCAGTCCGGTCGGCGACTACGCATTGACCGAGAACCGCCTGGAAGTGCTGGAGGGAACCCCTGTGGTCATCGCGCGCGCGATGCTTCCGGGCGACTTCCTCGTGGCCGCGATCGCGGACGGGCGTCTGGTGGCACTGGAGCACGTGTTCGGCCTGCCGGCACGGCCGCTCACCGACCTGCCTGGGGAACGGATGGCGCTGACGCCCCCACCGCCGCCCTGA
- a CDS encoding PLP-dependent aminotransferase family protein, whose amino-acid sequence MTWQEASFSRMGAQLTGSAIRQMGILAAGRPDLISFAPGYPDPSTFAWQAYRDIADDLLRGGHEDTLQYGQTRGYAPLIEAVVPRLRAQGITCTSDEVLLTTGSQQAVDLVTRLFVDPGDVVLVELPTFTGAIAAFRSSGARLVGVRQEADGLDLAHLDAVLAAERAAGRRVKFLYVIPNFQNPTGGILSLAKRRALLDWSAREQVLIVEDDPYGDLWFPDVTRLDETRPIKADDADGRVIYLQSTSKTLAPTFRTAWVVAPTAVIARLDVAKQSADLCSSSLDQRIVHQAIVRGVLDRQLPLLRETYARKRDVMSRALSAQCADVAHWTPPRGGFFLWVVLPEGIDTRALLRAAIEAQVIYVAGAPFYVDGTGANALRLAFSAASASRIEEGIGRLAGVVRAAVGASAPSVPQAGR is encoded by the coding sequence ATGACGTGGCAGGAAGCGTCGTTCTCGCGCATGGGCGCGCAACTCACGGGGTCGGCGATTCGCCAGATGGGCATCCTCGCCGCGGGGCGGCCGGACCTGATCTCGTTCGCGCCCGGTTACCCGGATCCGTCGACGTTCGCCTGGCAGGCGTACCGCGACATCGCGGACGACCTGTTGCGAGGCGGGCACGAGGACACGCTGCAGTACGGTCAGACGAGGGGCTATGCCCCGTTGATCGAGGCGGTCGTTCCGCGCTTGCGCGCGCAGGGCATCACCTGCACGAGCGACGAGGTCCTGCTCACCACCGGCTCGCAGCAGGCTGTCGATCTGGTCACGCGTCTCTTCGTGGATCCGGGCGACGTCGTCCTCGTCGAACTGCCCACGTTCACAGGAGCGATCGCGGCGTTCCGGAGTTCGGGGGCGCGCCTGGTCGGCGTCCGGCAGGAGGCCGACGGCCTCGATCTCGCCCACCTCGACGCGGTGCTCGCCGCCGAGCGTGCGGCCGGGCGTCGCGTCAAGTTCCTCTACGTCATCCCGAATTTCCAGAACCCTACCGGCGGCATCCTGTCGCTCGCGAAGCGCCGCGCGCTGCTCGACTGGAGCGCCCGTGAGCAGGTGCTGATCGTCGAGGACGATCCCTACGGCGACCTGTGGTTCCCCGACGTCACGCGGCTGGACGAGACGCGCCCGATCAAGGCCGACGATGCCGACGGGCGTGTCATCTACCTGCAGAGCACGTCGAAGACGCTTGCGCCGACGTTCCGCACGGCATGGGTGGTCGCGCCGACCGCGGTGATCGCGCGCCTCGACGTCGCCAAGCAGTCGGCCGACCTCTGCTCGAGTTCATTGGACCAGCGCATCGTCCACCAAGCCATCGTCCGCGGCGTCCTCGATCGGCAACTCCCGCTGTTGCGCGAGACATACGCGCGCAAACGCGACGTGATGAGCCGGGCGCTGTCGGCGCAATGTGCCGACGTGGCGCACTGGACGCCGCCGCGCGGCGGCTTCTTCCTGTGGGTGGTGTTGCCGGAGGGCATCGACACGCGGGCGCTCCTGCGCGCGGCGATCGAGGCGCAGGTGATCTACGTCGCTGGCGCGCCGTTCTACGTCGACGGCACGGGCGCGAACGCCTTGCGGCTGGCCTTCTCGGCCGCGTCGGCCTCGCGCATCGAGGAAGGGATCGGCCGGCTCGCGGGCGTCGTCAGGGCGGCGGTGGGGGCGTCAGCGCCATCCGTTCCCCAGGCAGGTCGGTGA